TCTTGATCTGCTTTTTGGCTTTTTTGGCCTTTTTCTTGGCCTCGATTTCTTCCTGGACCTGCTGCTTCATCTTTTCGGGGTCGTAGATTTTTTTCAGGATCACGCTCTGGGCGAACATGAGCAGGTTGGAAACGGTGTAGTAGAGCGAGAAGGCCACGGGCACGGTGAAGCCGAACCAGACGAACATCAGGCTCATGATCCAGGGCATCCATTTCATGCTGCCCTGCATCTCCTGGCCGCTCATTTTCATGGTGATGACGTTGGTGAGGGCCATGGTGAGGACGCTGAGGATGGGGAAAATGAGCAGCGCGTTGAACGCCAGCTCGGGCTTTTGGGTGAGGTCGATGCCCAGGAACACCACGTTGAAGTTCTGGATGGCCTCAAGCTGGCCGGCGGTGAGCAGCTTTGCGGCGTCGGCCGCAAGGGTGCCGCTTTGCACCTGCTGGATCAGGGTGCTGCCGAAGTACATGTCGTAATTCAGGCCCATGGCCCCGGCCACCTGGGTGAGCACGTCCTTGCCGATGTGCAGGATGTGCTGCAGCGGATAGTACACCGCCTCGATCACGCCGAACAGAACGAAGAAGTTAAGGAACATGGGCAGGCAGCCCGCCATGGGGTTGTAGCCGTATTCCTCCTGCAGGCGCATGAGCTCCTGGTTCTGCTTGTCTTTATCCTTGGCGTACTTTTTTTGGATCTCGGCGATCATCGGCTGGTAGGCCGACATGCGGGCCGTGTTTTTTTGCTGCTTGAGCTGCAGCGGGAAGGAGAGCAGCCGGATCAAAATGGTGAAGACCACCAGCGCCCAGCCGTAGCTGCCCAAAAAGTCGTACATCCACTTCAGCACATAGCCGAGCGGCGTACCCAGAAAGCCTAGAAAACCCATAACTTGTCCATTCCGCCCCGGTTGCGCGCCGGGGCTTTTTATAGTTTATTCGAAGGACTTGGCACCGGCGCAAACGGGCAAGTCACAAGTGGCTGTGTTGAAAGGGGGCCTCAGACGCGGCGCAGCCTGCGCCGGTCGTTTTTCCAGCGGCCCTTTTCGGGAACGGGGTCGTAGCCCGTTTTGCCGAAGGGGTTGCAGCGCAAAATGCGCCACACCGCCAGCAGCGTGCCCTTTGCCGCGCCGTGCACCTCCAGCGCCTGCAGCGCGTACTCGCTGCAGGTGGGCAGAAAACGGCAGTGATGCCCCAGATGGGGCGAAATGTACTTTTTATAAAAGCGGATGGGCGCCGCCAGCAGCCGGGCGATCATTCCACCAGGCCCGCGCTGTGCAGAAGCTGCCGGGCGGCCTTTGCCACCTCGCCGCTTTTGCAGCGGGCCGTTTGGCCCCTGGCCACGAACACCAGGTCCCAGCCGCCCACATTGTAGGGCAGGGTTTCGTACAGCGCCGCGCGCATGACCCGGCGCGCCCGGTTGCGCTGCACCGCGCCCCCCACCTTTTTGGTGGCGGTGAGGCCCACCCGG
This window of the Oscillospiraceae bacterium genome carries:
- a CDS encoding putative membrane protein insertion efficiency factor: MIARLLAAPIRFYKKYISPHLGHHCRFLPTCSEYALQALEVHGAAKGTLLAVWRILRCNPFGKTGYDPVPEKGRWKNDRRRLRRV
- the rnpA gene encoding ribonuclease P protein component translates to MRYRPITRNREFGRAYARGRSYVHPKLVLYVNKNRLGHTRVGLTATKKVGGAVQRNRARRVMRAALYETLPYNVGGWDLVFVARGQTARCKSGEVAKAARQLLHSAGLVE